The DNA region TTTGATGCGtctgtgtatgcttaaaatgcgtaaatattacatgtgatTATGAATATGCCTGTTACTGTTACTATTATTACATAGTATATACTTATAGCGTGTATATGAAATGCTGTTAGgaggtttttgaatgttttttagagcactttataggtggaattgagctccattgttagctgattcTTGCccgcatttatttacaagttaaaaatgcataaaaaaagaaaaacatatgtgtgcacataaggattgtgaatgataaagaaAATTCCCCaccaaaaagtgaagttcccctttgaATAGAAATTGTTTTGATGGCACTATCTTTACGGATTAAAAAATATTACTGCAGCGATGAAGAGCCCCGCATTACGTTGTGTAAATTTACGTTTTGTAATTCCAAAACCGTACACTGTATGCCTGTAACTGTCCCTTAATGAGTAAACCCGAATTTAAAAAGTATTGGATAACTGTGAAAAAAATAGCATCGGGTTTTGAGTATcaaaaacaagttattttttttagctttttattgGTGCGTCCATTATTAAGGTTTTAACTGTACTATTCTATTCTACAAAATGCAattaaacaagtaaaacacttaaGGAATTTAAATATTGAAACAAAAAAAGCATGATTGTCACATTTAGCACAAAGCTGAGATGCAGGCTGTTTTcactttaaatattaaaaaaaatattagtatATTTACACGCCATTGGTTCTAAATATCAAAAAGGCCATCGCATCCTTTGATTATTCAGTTGGAAAAAAATGTTCAGACACCTACAGTATGTAGCTATGCAACTCTATCATTGACAAATATCATggtgcaaaatgtttttttatttttattttgttcatttaaGTGTGCCCTATTCTGGTCATTTAATGTACGAGGAGGTCTGGACACAAGTTTTCAATTAGATTATAATACTAACATATACTTTTTGAAGAGTCAGCAATGCACAatcttaaatattttttataagaacACAGTTCCTAAATATTCAGCCATAAAATAATTCTCAAACAGGCCACAATAAAAAGTTTAATATGTTTTTGACTGCAGTAGCACTATACAACACAACATGTTAATCCAATAGGTGAAGAAGGCATACTGTATATTGAATGTTTGCATATATGGTTTCATATATGTCAGGGTTGGAGGGCTGACATCTTCCTTTGAAAAGATGACCATCTTATTTATGGCTGTAtctaacaataaataaatgaaaagaaactggaaattgtgatgtatcatgttgtatgcttgcatgttcgaaataaactcaaactcaaactcaaactcaaacaaggtGGATGTTTTTAATACTTCCAATTCATAGTCAAGCTATGAAGTCCCATGTAGAGAACATCCAGGAAATGGAGGAACAATGTAAGTATTCACCTTTGTGTGtgtacagcatgggtgtcaaactctggcccgccgtgtaatttcacttggcccttgaggcgatatcaaattaacactagagctggcccgccgattatatacagcattcaccgctaattgtcatacttgccaaccctcccgagagactcccaaatttcagtgcccttcccgaaaatcgtcacgtccgcttttcatccagtccaacgagtgctggcccagtcacataatatgtgcggcttctgcactcacacacaagtgaatgcaagcatacttcatcaacagcgatataagtgtgcgttgcattcacgtgtgtgtgcgtacagaaaccGCACatgtcttgtgactgggccggcacgttgttagaatggatgaaaagcggacgtgacgacagctcgtagaggacgttaaaggcagtgcctttaaggcacgcccccaagactgtggtccgggtggactacgagatataatgactgatgaacaccttctttcgataatgaaggttgcctcagctcaaagcctgagccccgacattaatgaactagcatccaagaaaagatgccaggtatctggcttgggcacatcgattagatcagtgtgttgcaaactgagcagtttaaagtcctgaatggttggtttattcattgttattttattttcacatttattagcctgtggaaaaagttaatgttgatatttacctcagaaggctgcaaatagaaaaaatgcattcaatttttatttaaattgtatttgatatgccattgatatttttaaattattattattattatttgaaactcgattttgcatgtcactataaagttatataagccttgcttgttcaatattcaacttgtttgggtccctattaaaaggttaatttgttcaaccttggcccgcggctttgttcagttttaaattttggcccactctgtatttgagtttgacacccctggtgtacagtaaagGGAACAAGAAAAGGAAACATCGCGTCTTAAGAGTGTGAGTGACGTCCTGCTTCATTAGTGGAGCTTGCGTTTCCTTGATCGGtatcgtctctgtctctgcttgTATAGATATCGGAAATTGATGAAGAGTCCTGTGGAAGACAAGGTTATTATTTAGTTGATGGATGCAAATAAGCCTTACACACATGATCACAAAAGTAATTCAGCATAATCCATAAAAGAAACCATCTTTACACCTCGAACACACAAAAAAGGAGACCATTCTCGATTAAAGTAGATCCCAGCCTATTTGCGATTCTGCACTCACTCTAAGATTGGGCAATATGAACGATAAAAATGTAAATTTGGCCTATGATAGAGATTTAAATGATATCgttataatgcatgttgatgctaCAACCTTGTGTGCTGCAAAATGGAGACAAGCTGCAACACCTTGTCAATGAATGTAGCATTCTGACAGAGGTGGAAAAAGCATGTCCTTCCACATTGCAGAGTCCTTACTATTCCCTACCTCCGTGATGGCAGATAAACTACATTTTTCATAcacgtatcattatcactggaggatgaaaaATAGCTTCAAATGCAACACGCAAATCTACCGAGAAGCCATGCTAACCACTAAGCTAGCTTcaatgggacggtatagctcggttggtagagtggctgtgccagcaacttgagggttccaggttcgatccccgcttctgccaccctagtcactgccattgtgtccttgggcaagacactttacctacatgctcccagtgccacccacactggtttaaaaatgtaacttagatattgggtttcacaatgtaaagcgctttgagtcactagagaaaagcgctatgtaaatatagttcacttcacttcaatgtaaagtagcgagtacactttaacagaagtgtagctggaACCGCGTTACAGCGCAGAGTAACCAGCTGTGAACAAGACCTGAAGGGGGCAGCTATGAATCTAGCAGATTGTACTATCGCACAAGCCAATTCACTCAACGTTTTTAAGCAGAAAGCTGCTTTGGAAAGACGTGAAGTTGTGTAAGTACACATTCTGTAAGTACAAAACTGTATACTGTAAGCCTGGAATTATTTCCTAGTGGGTGAAACTGAATGTTATAACTGTGAGAGGCATAATTATAGAGTTTAGAGTATCAAAATTTGAGATTTGAGGGATTTGCAAATTGCTTTGCAATAGTGGAGATCTTCTGTACATtgaagtgttgtcccgataccaatattttggtaccggtaccaaaatgatttcgatactttcgatatttttctaaataaaggggaccacaacattttttattgttggctttattttaacaaaaaatctgagggtacattaaaaatatttttcttattacaagtttgtccttaaataaaatagtgaacatacaagacaacttgtcttttatcggtaggtaaacaaacaaaggctcctaatttagctgctgatgtatgcagtaacatattgtgtcattttttattctattattttgtcaacattattaaggacaagtggtagaaaatgaattattcatctacttgttcatttactgttattatctgcttactttctcttttaacatgttctcctgttaaaatgtaataatcatgtattcttctgctgtttggatgctttacattagttttgaattataccacaaatttgggtatcaatttgataccaagttgttacaggatcatacattggtcatattcaaagtcctcatgtgtccagggacatatttcctgagtttgtaaacataatatacattttaaaaacccgaaagaagatgttgtaatgCCAAAATATATCTACGTAATGATAGTAGTatagactagatacgctcctgtactttggtatcattacagtggatgttaggtgtagatccaccaatggtgtttgtttacatttttttttgtcataaaaaaatacaatcatgtgtgcttacggactgtatccctgcagactgtattgatctatattgatatataatgtaggaaccagaaatattaataacagaaacaaacaacccttttgtgcgaatgagtgtgaatgagtgtaaatgggggagggaggttttttgggttggtgcactaattgtaagtgtatcttgtgttttttatgttgatttaataaaaataaaaatatatatatatatatatataatttttttattttattttgtattttttaaattcttgtgcggtccggtaccaatcgatccacggaccggtaccgggctgcggaccggtggttggggaccactgtcttaaagcacctcttcctgtgggtattccagtgttatagcttcacctttatctttgttttttaaggcaaaatgcatccattctcccttttctgtctacacacattgtctgtttgccctaccgaacatgctcctctgctcgtaaaccggcAATATAGTAccgaatgattcattagtatcgtggtactatactaataccggtataccgtacaactctagtacATTGCTTGATCACATCACAATAAGGAGTCTCAATATGTCACCAAAACAAatatagaaataaaaaatataattgacTCAGTCAATAAATGAGCTGGTTGAATGAAAATGTATAAGACAATGACTTAAAGCCTGCGAGAAACaaaaatgatgcaatgtgtaGTGGATGCCTCACCTAAGAACATGAGCGCCAGGTAGAGCTGCAGAGTGTACGAGAAGCTTAAGGAGTGCCCCAGCACTGCAGGCAGCGGGAGGCTGAAGAGACGGTTCTCATCAAAGATGGGGAGGGACTGGATCAGAGCCACCGCTGGAGAAATCAATAAAAAGACTAGCTGTCGACAACAACAAAAGAACAAGTATTGCCTGTAATCATCTTTGCCAGCAGGAGGCACTAACCTTCAGCAACAACCCCCAGTGGGTAGAGAGGAATCCAAAGGCTGTATCTTAGCCAGGTCAACAGCTTCCACTCGGTGCCCATGCAGGCCAGCATATAGAAAGGGTACCTGCCACCAAGAAGCCATGGTCAAGTCAGGAATATTATCTCGTCAGCAGGACAGCGGCGTGTTGGAGCTGACCTGAACACCTCGATAGTGCTCCACAGGTAGAACACGAAGAAGACAACAGGTCTGTTCTGCATCTCTTCCAGGCTGCCAAATATGACAAACAAAATGACGTTCCTCCCCGCGACCTGTGACACCATATAGATTAATATCAGACTATTAAGCATAACATACAATCAATGTTTTACAGGGTACAGGACCGGGTTTCCTTACCTGTATCATGGCGGGGAAAACTCCCGTCTTGACCAAGCCGAGCAAAGGATTAATAACTTCCAGCGCGGCCATCATCTGACAGAAATACATCATATCAGCTGTGGTGTGAAAGGTGTCATAGAAGGAATCTGTGGAGGAACAAACAGCGATAAAGAAACATGACCATAATCTTTAAATGACACCTGTGAATACATTTGCCCCATTTTACTTGCACAATATATGTAATAATTCAATTTCACCTAAAACTATTCATTTtgtatttaaaattaaattactgTAAAATAACACTTCCAGTGTTTCTCAAAGAACACTTAACTATTTGTGGCGGGGGGTCATTGCCTAATTTGCAAAATTGGGCACAACGCATGTAATCTTTATAGACACTGTGGGATACCAAGTTCGCtaaaaacaataaatgaaaaacaaatgtgtttggAAATTAGTGCTGAcaaattacactttttttaaatcagattattgTGATTTATCACAGGTTTTTTACTACTTGCATAATATGaattaacaaaacaaaaagacCTCAGTACTTGGACACTGatgcaattgtattgtcagaatgtcatacagaaacactttaaaatgttttacttaaatgcccgtcctttatttgctcaaaacttgctaacagtaTCATCTAAAGCAGAGGTTCTTGAACTTTAACTGGCGGCCTAACTTTTTAACTAAAGAATTGTGTTCAATATATTTTGTAAATGACACAGTCACTTGTTTACGAGTACCACATTGAAATTTGATTAGAATACAATTGTACAAAGCTGAAAAATATTGGCATTATTTTCTACTCAATCCATCCCATTTTGTCCATCAGTGAcggtgtttttaatgaatactaagGCCTACAACGATACTGTATtccaatgttggtcattatggtggtatttggagagccaagtgttttctgaggtggcttTCAGTACACTTAGGATGCAATTTAAATGTTTGATTACCTTTGTACAAAATACTAAACTGTCTAGcaccatcttatcttgctgattgtattgcaaAATATGTTCAGTCCAGATGTGTTCAAAGAACACCGGCTTAATAGAgattcccagagccccccaaaaagtctgcaggctctagagctttttctatttgggctccagtactctagaATAGTTACAGATGTtacttcagtagaagcatttaagtcccaccttaaaactcatttatataatTTAGCTTTTAAATAgatccctgtttagaccagttgatttgtcgcctttcttttctgctctgctcccctctcctgcATAGAGAGTATACCAGGTGACCACGGATAATTTCTGGACAGGTACCCGTCTGGAAGATGCGCTAGCTGTCACAAATCGTGGTAACGTCTCTGCGTTGTCGACATGTTTACATGGAAGAAGATCCCCTTACGACCCTTTGCTGGATtcccgatggactggactctcacattatcataAATGTAACAATTCAATAATGTACCCCCTCGGCATCCATGGCAGCCAGTCACTCAGGAGGtatgtccccacatctgcggtcccttcccaaGTTTTCTTCTTTTCCCCAATCTTGggcttttggagattttcaaAAGAGACTATATATGGGTTCAGACCAGGGGATGTCGTTGTTTTTTGTGAAACCCTttaaggcacttgtgattaagggctatacaaaaaaatattgattttttgattgtatttaaaatttaattactgtaaaataatactttcagtgtttctcaaataccTGTAATCTATTTGTGGCGTTTGGGATATATTATTATACttttatagtgcttttctacatTCAAGGTACTATGAAGTCATGGTCGAATTTGCAAAATCGGCTATGACGCATGTGCATGTAATTTTTATAGACACTGTGGGATACCAAGTGAGCTAAAAGCATTAAATTAAATACGTGTTTagaaattagtgctgtcaaatgacaggttttttttcttcatcaaattaatcacaattttgaatttggattaatcttgATTAATTGCAGGTTATTAGTCGCTTGCATAATtcaaattgactcaaaaaaagacctcaatattttgacactaatacaaatgtattgtcagaatgtcagagAGGATAATTTTcacatgttttacttgaatgcgcgTCATTTTTCCTATGGAAAAAATAGCTTCAGTTTTTATCTGACCATTTGCAACAGATTAATAACGAcaactgtacatgtaaacataatCAATGATACAACAGAGAAAGCACTTACTCCTCTCTTAAAGCACTAAAATAAGGAAATAAATTATCTCCATAGCTTtagaaaattgtaaaaaaatttaatGACAAGCAAGGTGTCTTATTTACTCCAATTTTAGTCTGCCTCTTAATCCTAGACATGTCACCTTGATTGTGGTCAGCACCTAAACTTTGCTCCAATGGCAGCACCTTACCTTGACCAAGAATGAAGAGTCGAACCGTCATGTTGACAAAGATCCATGAAAATCCGAGGAACTGCACCAGGTTGTACATAAATAGGTAGCCTTTTTTAAGCCCGAGGTAGTCTATGGGTGGAAAATAAAGTTTAAATATTGTGATGAAGGTGCCCTGTTTGACAATTGCATTGTTTTATGGTGAGAAGTTTAACGTTACTCACGGTCTTTACGAACTCTTGACTCCACACTTATCTTGTTTATCCTTTCCTCCTCCTGAAAGGAAACAACCCATAATATTTGTCCCaaaataacttttttatttaaatgtatttacaaatATAAATGCCAAGTTTAGTTTTTTGtccaactaatttttaaaaagaggatgtcagaataattgtatctaagttatcacaaaactttgtgttgccatgagttcccggcgagaagacaaaagctgtctttgatcctaccaagaagaaggc from Entelurus aequoreus isolate RoL-2023_Sb linkage group LG02, RoL_Eaeq_v1.1, whole genome shotgun sequence includes:
- the LOC133663958 gene encoding very-long-chain (3R)-3-hydroxyacyl-CoA dehydratase-like isoform X1 — protein: MEILTPHVYWAQRHGEIFLRVELSDAKNLEINLHEKTMQFRAQGHGAKGDNEYKFILEFLEAIRPEIEHKSTQRQVDIKIKKQEERWWNRLTLQEKRPLFLAPDFNRWLDESDAEMELQAKEEERINKISVESRVRKDHYLGLKKGYLFMYNLVQFLGFSWIFVNMTVRLFILGQDSFYDTFHTTADMMYFCQMMAALEVINPLLGLVKTGVFPAMIQVAGRNVILFVIFGSLEEMQNRPVVFFVFYLWSTIEVFRYPFYMLACMGTEWKLLTWLRYSLWIPLYPLGVVAEAVALIQSLPIFDENRLFSLPLPAVLGHSLSFSYTLQLYLALMFLGLFINFRYLYKQRQRRYRSRKRKLH
- the LOC133663958 gene encoding very-long-chain (3R)-3-hydroxyacyl-CoA dehydratase-like isoform X2, which translates into the protein MLRILKSTSMKKLCSSEGHGAKGDNEYKFILEFLEAIRPEIEHKSTQRQVDIKIKKQEERWWNRLTLQEKRPLFLAPDFNRWLDESDAEMELQAKEEERINKISVESRVRKDHYLGLKKGYLFMYNLVQFLGFSWIFVNMTVRLFILGQDSFYDTFHTTADMMYFCQMMAALEVINPLLGLVKTGVFPAMIQVAGRNVILFVIFGSLEEMQNRPVVFFVFYLWSTIEVFRYPFYMLACMGTEWKLLTWLRYSLWIPLYPLGVVAEAVALIQSLPIFDENRLFSLPLPAVLGHSLSFSYTLQLYLALMFLGLFINFRYLYKQRQRRYRSRKRKLH